A section of the Phaseolus vulgaris cultivar G19833 chromosome 8, P. vulgaris v2.0, whole genome shotgun sequence genome encodes:
- the LOC137824300 gene encoding uncharacterized protein: protein MAGGANFVQRVVSYVVNEVVVNGLANSPAFQRFAVRTSRRIEDISNKAIQKRQELSEQIKDISKNMESFKK from the exons ATGGCCGGTGGTGCGAATTTCGTGCAAAGGGTTGTCTCTTACGTGGTGAACGAGGTGGTTGTCAATGGCCTTGCCAACAG CCCGGCATTTCAGAGGTTTGCAGTGAGGACATCAAGAAGAATTGAAGATATTTCTAACAAAG CTATTCAGAAGAGGCAGGAGCTAAGTGAGCAGATCAAGGACATCTCAAAAAATATGGAG TCATTCAAGAAATAG